Genomic segment of Chitinispirillales bacterium:
GGACTTTTAATTTTGGGCGGAAACGAAATTATTAGCGGAGAAGGAAACTTTTCGGCAGAGGATTTTACGCGCTTTTTGGTATTTATGTTCGCTTCATATCAACCGTTAAAGACGCTTGGGAATATAAATTCCAACATTCAAGCGGCTGTCGCCGCCGCTCAAAGAGTTTTCAAAGTTTTTGATTCCCCAATCGAAAAAATTAAGGTTTTGGATAGAAGAAACATTCCGCAATTTAACGATAATATATCTTTCAATAACGTTTCTTTTGCTTATGAAAGTGCGAAGAATGCGGTTGTTCTGGACGATTTGTCGTTTACGGTAAAAAAAGGGGATACTATCGCTCTGGTAGGCGGAAGCGGGGCGGGGAAGTCCACGATTTTGGACATAATTCCGCGATTTTACGAGATAGACGGCGGCGAGATAACCCTTGACGGAAAGAACATTTCCGATTTTGAATTGACACAATACCGAGAACTTTTCAGTATCGTGTCGCAAGAAACAATTTTATTTAACGCGTCAATCAAAGAAAACATAGCATACGGTAAAATAGGCGCAAGCGATGAAGAAATTATTAAAGCGGCAAAATTTGCAAACGCATATTCTTTTATTGTGGCGGCGCCGCAAAGTTTTGACACTATGGTCGGCGAGCGCGGAGTCGCATTAAGCGGCGGACAAAAACAGCGGATAGCGATAGCCAGAGCGATTTTACGCAACAGTCAAATTTTAATTTTGGACGAAGCCACGTCTGCGCTTGATACGGAATCCGAATCTCTTGTTCAGGAAGCGCTTTCGTACTTAATGAAAGGAAGAACTACTTTTGTTGCGGCGCATCGGCTTTCCACGATACGCTCGGCTGATACTATTTTAGTCCTTGAAAAAGGAAAATTGGTCGAAAGCGGAAACCACGAAGAATTACTTGCAAAAGGCGGACGTTACAATTATTTGCATTCAATCCAGTTCAGTGGAAAAAAATCATAATTTTTTGCATTTGTCGGCGTACTTTTTTATAGTTTCCAAATGTTTTTTTACCCAATAGGTTTTTTTTGTATCTTGCGGAATATATTGAATTTCACGCATCACGGAACTTGCAATTTCGCATGCGTAGTCTTTCTTGTTTTCCAAATCCGCCGCAAAAATCATCGCCCGCCGCGCCGACAAAATATCGGAATAGTTTTTTGGGATTCTTTTCTCCGACAGGTTAAGCAATTTTTGGGAAGAAGACACTATTTCCTCAATATCTTTTTTATCGACGGAAATCGCTTGATACGCGCGAATCATCATAGTATTTGTCGAATATTTTTCGAAAAATTCATCAAATATTTTTTTCGCTTCGCTCCATAATTTTTGTTCTTGTAACACCCAAATGTAAGATAGATACATTTTTTGTGACATTTCATCGTCGGCGGAAAGTGATTTTCGTAATTTTTCCAATACGTTTTTAAGTTTCTCGTAATTTTTCGGCGATTTGTTAAAAAGCGTAATTTTGTAATATTCGGTCAGTGCAAGTGCGAAATTCGCCTCGTTTGAATATTTGGTGTTCAGTAATTTTTTCCAATTTTTTTGCGAGTCGTTCGCTTTGGAAAGTCCTTGTAAATATGCGCCTCTTTTTATGTGAATTGTGCTTAACATCCCGTTTAAAACCGCCGTTCTGTAAAACAAAAGCGTCGTGTCTTTGATAACGGAATTTTCAACAATCGCTTTTTCGCAGATATTTAGCGTTTTTCCCCCGTTTTCTGTTTCATACGCTTCGTAATCGACAAGCTTTGAGTACTCTACTAAAGCGGTAAAAAATGAACTGTCGGGATTTTTTAAGTTTCTATAGATGTATTTTTGCGCCGATTCATATTCTTGCATTAAAATAAAATCGTTTATTATTTCATTGTTTTTCGCCGAAACAAAACATATAAAAAACAAGATAAAAAAACGCGTCAAGTCATACTTCTTTCATAACCATTTCGGCAAGTTCTTTCGCTTTCGCTTCCGTATTCGCTTCGGCGTAAATTCGCATTATCGGTTCGGTATTGGACGAACGGATGTGAACCCATCCGTCGTTATATATAATTTTTAATCCGTCCCGTGCGTCTATTTTTTCCGTTGCAAAAATTTTCGTCAATTTATTCAAAATTTCATCAGGATTTAAGCCTGTCGTAGATATTTTTTCTTTAACTATAGGATATTCTTTGTAGAGTGATGTGAGTTGAGTAAGTTTTTTTTTGTTTTTCGCCATACATTCGATAATCAACGCAAGTCCGACGAGCCCGTCGCGAACCATAGATACCGCCGGATAGATTACTCCTCCGTTACCTTCGCCGCCAAGCGCAAGGTTGTTTTCTCGAATTGCGTCAACAACATTAGCCTCTCCTATTTTTGTCCTGATAACGTTGACTCCGAAACTTTTTGCTACATCGTCAATCGCCATCGAAGTAGATAAATTTGTCGCTACGTCGGTTTTTTTCTCCGGTAAAACGTCCATCATCGACAA
This window contains:
- a CDS encoding ABC transporter ATP-binding protein/permease — translated: MTDDRKNNPTSMYSRTLHYMRPYWWLFIISFISALAVVLFQGISGWFLGTLPSVLFSDGASVLLCEKPPFSISNINEWLKYHGNLLFSINKSLPLLVWVSIIIAIAFTVKNIFLYINNISTGLLNFSTARDMRNDLFGHILKLPTSFYDQSKSGSLMAIMVNDLNLINSTISNSLGSLLMEPLKLLGYIAMLFIINAKLTLILFVVYPVLILVILKIGNTVKKRSRKNLASFDEMVSRITEVIGGVRAVKMFNMAQEENTKFKKISDRLRKNQFRQKITGDMLSPLTETLAFYLIGGLLILGGNEIISGEGNFSAEDFTRFLVFMFASYQPLKTLGNINSNIQAAVAAAQRVFKVFDSPIEKIKVLDRRNIPQFNDNISFNNVSFAYESAKNAVVLDDLSFTVKKGDTIALVGGSGAGKSTILDIIPRFYEIDGGEITLDGKNISDFELTQYRELFSIVSQETILFNASIKENIAYGKIGASDEEIIKAAKFANAYSFIVAAPQSFDTMVGERGVALSGGQKQRIAIARAILRNSQILILDEATSALDTESESLVQEALSYLMKGRTTFVAAHRLSTIRSADTILVLEKGKLVESGNHEELLAKGGRYNYLHSIQFSGKKS